CCTCCAGCCGCCTACCGGGAAGTGGGGGGGGTGAGACCCCGGCTCCGCGTGAACGCCGCGGACTCGGCGGTACCTTCACGGTTCATCCCGGTTGGATGATCGGATTCATGAAGGTTCGGGCCCTGACCTTAGTAACCGAGCTGTGATCGCTTCAAATCCTCAGGGAAAAATTCTGCGCCACCAGCCCCATCCTTTACCAACATCGCACAGGCAGTGAGCGCCAATTGACACTCAGAGACGGATCGTCGGCGTTTTCCGGTGTTCCGGCCGCCGGAGCGGGCAGCCTGTCAGGTCCGGGCAAGTCGTTTGAGGAGCAGGGCCGATGCCACCGGCCGGGCCCCGGCCTTCGCCACTCCGTCGGCCACTTCCCGGTCCGTGGAGACCACGACGACCGGACGGCCGGGCGGTTCGGCCCGAACCAGCTGACGAATCAACTCATCGGCCGTTACGCCCGGTTTGCTGAACAGGACCCGGACTCCGCGTGGTGGCGCGAGCAGCACCGGCGCCGCGAGCTCCGCACCGTCGAAGACACAGGTCATCTCCGCGCCGGTCTGCGCCGCCAGCACCGCGAGGCCGCCCAGCAGCCGCAGCCGCTGCTTGTCGAGCGGCATGGTCGGATAGCCGGTTTTGGTGACGTTGTAGCCATCCACCACCAAATGCGCCTGCGGCAGCGCCAGAAGCTGGTCGAGCAGCGCCGGGTCCATCTCCGACAGCGCCCGCGTCGCGATGTCCTTGGGCGTCATCCGCCCCGGCGCGACCGCCTCGACGGTGTCCGCCGGATGGACGCTGGCGGGCGGCAGGGCCAGCTCGCGGCGCAGCCCCTGCGCCGCGTCCAGGACCGTGTCCAGCAGCAGCCGCAGCCGCATGTCCTCGACGCTGCGGCCCTCGCGGGCGGAGCGCCGGCTGGTCTCCAACGCCGTCTCCGCCTCGGCGATCCGGGCCTTGAGCCGGCGCACCTCGCTGTCCGCCGCGGCCTTCTCCGTGGCCGCCCGGTCCCGTACGTCCGTCACGGCGGCCTCGGCCTTGCGCACCGCGGCCTCACCGCGCTTGACGTCGCTCAGCGCGCTGCGCAGCTTGCGCCGCAGGGACTCGTTCTCCTTGCGGGCCGCGTCCAGGTCCACCCGGATCCGGTCGGCCTCCGTACGGGCCTCGCCGCGCGCCTGCGCCAGCTCCTCGCGCAGCCGGGCCAGCTCGCGTTCGGCCTCCTCGCCGGCCCGCTCGGCGCGCGCCCGCTGCGCCTC
This portion of the Streptomyces sp. 2114.4 genome encodes:
- a CDS encoding NYN domain-containing protein; this encodes MVDRPEGEPGGRRDDAPESAADDVLDRPLPEGVRRRVVALTAESFGALTLAELPPPLRQYARFTPTRRAKFAGNAMAAALESDAVFRQRIAGKLREAQSELAEALEHGTPPAAADPLDVAAAAYVLRPEGWVKLVAAAGEEAQRARAERAGEEAERELARLREELAQARGEARTEADRIRVDLDAARKENESLRRKLRSALSDVKRGEAAVRKAEAAVTDVRDRAATEKAAADSEVRRLKARIAEAETALETSRRSAREGRSVEDMRLRLLLDTVLDAAQGLRRELALPPASVHPADTVEAVAPGRMTPKDIATRALSEMDPALLDQLLALPQAHLVVDGYNVTKTGYPTMPLDKQRLRLLGGLAVLAAQTGAEMTCVFDGAELAAPVLLAPPRGVRVLFSKPGVTADELIRQLVRAEPPGRPVVVVSTDREVADGVAKAGARPVASALLLKRLART